The sequence below is a genomic window from Parcubacteria group bacterium.
TGGCATGTAAACGTAGGTGAGTCTTTAGTAACTGTATAATATCTCATGTCGAGTTGAAATGCCAAAATTTCGAGCGAAAAAAACGAAAGTTGAAGGAGGGCTATCGGGTGATAACCCGACGAAACTTGCGTTTTTTGCAGCCGAAATTTTGGCATTTCAGCCGACAAGCCATTTTTTGGCGTTGAGATGTTAGACAGTTACTTACATTGCGCGCATTGATAAAAGGGGATATACTGTGATGCAGAGTTCATGAATTTTTATAAGAACTTTATGATCGATATGACGTGGATACAGGCATTGATATTGGGTTGCATCGAAGGTGTGACGGAGTTTTTGCCGATCTCATCGACAGCACACCTCATTCTCATATCGCACGTGATGCACATCGTACAGACGGATTTTATGAAGAGTTTTGAGATCATTATTCAGCTGGGTGCAATTCTGGCGGTGGTTGCTTTGTATTGGAAACAGTTGTTGAATGTGGAAATACTCAAGCGATTGATCGTGGCATTTATCCCGACGGGCGTGTTGGGGGTGGTTTTTTATCATGTGGTCAAAAAATATCTCATGGATAATGATGCGGTGATCCTCGGGGCGTTGTTTTTTGGCGGATTGTTTCTGATCTTGTTTGAAAAGTGGCACACTGAAAAATCTGATGCTCTCAATGATATTGCAACCATTTCTTATAAAAAATGTCTGGCGATCGGCGTATTTCAGTCAATCGCCATGATCCCCGGCGTGTCGCGTT
It includes:
- the uppP gene encoding undecaprenyl-diphosphatase UppP, whose amino-acid sequence is MTWIQALILGCIEGVTEFLPISSTAHLILISHVMHIVQTDFMKSFEIIIQLGAILAVVALYWKQLLNVEILKRLIVAFIPTGVLGVVFYHVVKKYLMDNDAVILGALFFGGLFLILFEKWHTEKSDALNDIATISYKKCLAIGVFQSIAMIPGVSRSAATIIGGLVMGFKRETIVKFSFLLAMPTMVAATGLDLVKNVSSFSASQSHVLAIGFITAFITAILGIKFFLVYIQKHSFASFGVYRMIIAIVFFILFFV